Proteins found in one Chitinivibrio alkaliphilus ACht1 genomic segment:
- a CDS encoding transposase — protein sequence GLSAPVVSRLKNCWSEEYAQWSQRDLSEKRYCYLYADGIHTAVRFKDKRDCLLVIIGVTVHGRKELVSVS from the coding sequence GGTTTATCGGCCCCGGTTGTTTCCCGGCTTAAAAACTGTTGGAGTGAGGAATACGCCCAGTGGAGCCAGCGTGATCTTTCAGAAAAACGGTATTGCTACCTCTATGCTGATGGTATTCATACGGCGGTCCGCTTTAAAGACAAGAGGGACTGCCTACTTGTTATTATCGGCGTTACGGTTCACGGCCGCAAAGAGCTGGTTTCCGTCAGCA